The genomic DNA AGGCGCAGATTGAGGCCGGTCGACTCTACACCATCGACCTCAGCCTGTGCCAGCATTTCCCGCAGCATCCGTTCCGAAGCAACCTGGATGGCAACAGGATCGGGCCAACGGAACTCCCAACGGGGGGTGGGTTCGGTGCACGTCATGCCATCACCTCCCCTCGCATGGCGAGCATCTGGACAAGGGGTTAAAAAAACGTGCCATCGATGGGGGAAGAGGCTGCGGCATGCGTCCGGCGCGGCATGCGTCCGGCCAAGAAAGCTTCTCGCCCAGCCTGTATGGCCAACTTCATGGCGGTAGCCATGCGGACCGGATCCTGGGCCTCGGCAATGGCTGTATTCATCAAAACGCCATCGCACCCAAGCTCCATGGCAATCGCCGCGTCCGAAGCGGTGCCCACCCCGGCATCCACCAGAACCGGAATGCGCGCCTGCTCGACAATCATGCGAATGGTCCAGGGGTTGCGGATACCCAGACCGGAACCGATGGGCGCCGCCAAAGGCATGACAGCCACACACCCCATCTCCTCGAAACGTTGACACATGTGCGGGTCATCCGTGGTGTACACCATCACCTTGAACCCCTCGGCAATAAGGGTCTTGGCAGCCAAAAGGGTCTCCGGGTTGTTGGGCCAGAGAAATTTTGGATCGGAAAGAACCTCAAGCTTGACCAGATCCCAGCCACCAGCTTCCCGGGCCAGGCGGAGAGTGCGCACTGCCTCGTCGGCGTTGTAGCAACCCGCCGTGTTGGGAAGATAGGTGAACTTTTTCGGGTCGAGATGGTCGGTCAGCATGGGGGCCTTGGGATCCGTGATATTGACCCGACGCACAGCCACAGTGACAATCTCGGCACCCGAAGCGTTGATGGCGCGCACCGTTTCGTCAAAATCCTTGTACTTTCCCGTTCCCACCAGCAGACGGCTGTGATAGGTCCGGCCAGCCAACAGCAAGGGATCCCCGGGGGCAACGCTCTTAGGTTTCGGGGCTCCCCCGCCAATGAAATGAACCACTTCCAACCGGTCTCCATCGTTGAGGCGGGTATCGGCAAAACGGTCCTTTCTGACCACCTCCAGGTTTTTCTCCACAGCAACTCTTTGGCTGTCGAGTTGCAGGGTTTGCAACATGTCCGCGATGGTGCTTCCGGAGGGAAAATCGCGGGTTTCACCGTTGAGTATGACGTTCATGACCGGCATCTGCTCCCTTGTGTGCAATGTCCAGGATGACCCAATCTCTCCTTCTGCATGTCAGGCGCGGAAGCATGGCGTGTTTTGGAGAAAAAATCAACGACACGGCATGACGAAACAGGGCAATCGCACTGGACCCCGAGTACGTAACCGGGCGGCAATTCAGGCGCCTGCTGTTTGCGAAATATGGAAGAAAGGGCCGATGGCGCGTTATGATGGGGGGAAAAGAGACGCCACGGCGAGAAGATTTGCGAGGCAGCATGACAGAAAATTCGCAGGACGACATCACCCGAATAGTGGCCTTGATTCGGGATAACAAGGTGGAAGATGCCCGGCAACTGCTGGATCAGGCCAGCGAGCAATCTCCAGAGAGCGTGGCGCGATGGTATCTTTTCGCCCGCCTCCTGGTCTCATCCCTGGGTGAAAAGGAGATCGAGGAGCGCTTGTCGAGTTTTGGACGCGCCCCGGGACAGGCCTTTCGTACCGCGCTCGCTGCCCTGCAACGAGCCTTGCCGAGCGAGGTCCCTGCACCGGATCACCCGGAACTTTTGCGTCTCAAAAAATTTTTGGATCGCCTCCAAGGCGTCCCGCCCGAGCCGTTGCCGGCTCCCGTCGCCCTGGCGCGGTTGGAGGACTTTCTGCGCCGCGTGCAGACCCGTCGTGCGGCTGTTGCGTCATCGGTTGGGCCTGTGGAGACGCAGCCGCCAACATGGATCACACATGGCTTGCGACCGTTTCTTCCCGTGACGACGCTGTTGGCAAGCGTCATGGCCCACGGCCACGACCTGAAACGAAGGGAGATCGACCGCATATGACCATTCCCCCGCTTTGGCGCATTCTGGTGTTGAATGGTCCAAACCTGAACATGCTCGGGCAACGCGAGGCAGGCATCTATGGCGCCGACACCCTGGCGGATATCGAGAAGGCCTGCCGACATCACGGCGAAACCCTGAGAGCCGAGATCGTCTTCTTCCAGTCCAACCATGAAGGGGTGCTGGTCGAGCGGATCCAACAGTCGCTGGGGGTGTGCGATTTGATCATCATCAATCCGGCGGCGTTCACCCATACATCGGTTGCCATTCGCGACGCCCTGCTGGCCGTGGCATTGCCGGTGATCGAAGTGCATCTGAGCAACATCTTCAAGCGGGAACCATTCCGACACCACTCCTACATCCACGACATCGCCATCGGACAAATAACCGGGTTCGGCAAGGATGGCTATATCCTGGCGCTGGAAGGGGGTGTACGCTACCTTCGGCAGCATCGGCCCGGCTGACCAGCCTGGGCCGCACGTTGGATCTGTGAATACAGGGAGGAACGCAGAGATGGACCTCAGGGAGATACGCCAACTCCTGAAAATGCTGGCCACGACCGATGTGGCCGAAATCGAGATCAAACAGGAGAACGGCGCCACAGTGCGGGTAACCCGGGACCGGGGTCAGTTTGCGCCCACCGTGCGGGCAGACGTTCTACCCTCCCCCGGTGAGATCGCAACAAGGTTTGCCATCTCCGGTCCGCCCGTCGGCGCGCCAGGATCCGCCCCCCCGGGTGTGTCCGGCGAAGAACGCTCGCCAACTGCCAAACTGGTGACCTCACCCATGGTCGGCACCTTCTACAATGCCCCCTCCCCGGAGGCCCCCCCCTTCGTCAAACCGGGGGACTGGGTCAAAATGGGTGATACCCTGTGCATCATCGAGGCCATGAAGTTGATGAATGAAATCGAAGCTGAAGTGGGTGGGCGCGTCCTGCAAATCCTCAAGGAAAATGCCACGCCCGTGGAGTACGGCGAAGAGTTGTTTCTCATCGAGCCCGGCTGACCCCTCATGTTTAAAAAAATCCTGATTGCCAACCGAGGCGAGATTGCCCTGCGCATTCATCGGGCCTGCAAGGAGTTGGGGATTCAGACCGTGGCGGTGCATTCAGTGGCCGATGCCAACGCCCTGCACGTCATGTTGGCAGATGAAGCGGTGTGCATCGGACCGCCACCAGCCGCCGAATCCTACCTGAACATCAAATCCATCATGGCAGCTGCCGAGATCACCGACACCGAGGCCATTCATCCCGGATACGGCTTCCTCTCTGAAAACGCCGAATTTGCCGAAGTAGTCGCCGATTCTGGTTTGACCTTCATCGGCCCTACGGCGGCTGTCATCCGCCTGTTGGGCGACAAGGTCACGGCACGCGCATCCATGATCGCGGCTGGCGTACCGGTGGTGCCCGGTTCGCCGGGAGTGGTCGAGAGTGACGATATGGCGTTGCAGGTAGCCCGGGATATCGGTTTTCCGGTCATCATCAAGGCCTGCGGAGGGGGCGGAGGCCGCGGCATGAAAATTGTCCACACCGAAACCTCCCTGGCCAACGCCTGTTCCATCGCCCGCAACGAGGCGCGCCAATTTTTTGGCAATCCGCACATCTACATCGAAAAATTTCTTGAGGCGCCCCGTCACGTTGAAATACAAATCCTGGCCGACCAACACGGTCATGCCATTCATCTAGGGGAACGGGATTGTTCCATCCAACGCCGACACCAGAAGGTGCTGGAAGAGGCGCCCTCGCCAGCCGTCGCTCCAGCTCAGCGGGAACAACTGGGCAGGTTGGCCTGCCAGGCCGCACTTGCCGTGGGTTATACAGGCGCCGGCACCTTCGAGTTTCTGTTGAGCGACGGTGGCTTTCACTTCCTGGAGGTCAATACCCGCATCCAGGTCGAGCACCCCATCACCGAAATGATCTCCGGCATCGATCTGGTCAAGCAACAAATCCGCATTGCCTTCGGTGAGCCTCTCCCCATCAATCAGGAGGAGGTTCGCCTGCATGGGCACGCCATCGAATGCCGCATCAATGCCGAGGATCCGGAAACCTTTCTCCCCTCCCCAGGCTTGATCACCGAATATCACGCCCCCGGCGGAGGAGGAGTCCGGGTTGAATCCGGGGCCTATGCCGGTTACCGCATACCACCCCATTATGACTCCATGATCGGCAAGCTGATCACCTATGGCGAGGATCGCAACGAAGCCATGGCCCGCATGCGCCGGGCCTTGGACGAATATGTCATCGGTGGTGTCGCCACGACCATCCCCCTGCACCGACGCATTCTCCAGGATAGTGAGTTCTGTCGCGGAAAATACACGCTCCATTTTCTGAACCGCTTCCTGCAACCAAGAAAACCAGATAAAAGAAAACCCTGACCATTCAGCTATCTTCCAAAAAAAGTCTCCATTCAACACCCTCTCAAGAAGAGCTCGGATATGAAAGCCTTGGTCAGGGCTTCGCCCCGAACCCCACCAGGACGCTGTCTCAGGCCCTGCCAGGGAGCCAGCCCCCTGGATCCCGATGGGTTGCCGGGCGATGAATAGTTACGAAAAATGACCCATCGGAGGGCGCGATGCAGCAGCCAAAAAAATTCCGCCATCACCCTGGTGGCCCACGGCCAGAAGAGCATTTTACCCTGCTGATCGATCCGCAGCACTTGCAGGAGCGGGTCGTTGAGTTGGCCAGCCAGATCGAGGCGGACATGGCCGGCCTGGATCCGGTTCTGGTGGTGATCTTGAAAGGGGGCATCCTGTTCGGGGTGGATCTGCTGCGGGCCATGAAACAACCCTGGCCTGTTGTCTTCCTTCCCCGCCGCCCGCCCAAAACACCCGATTGGATCACCCTGGAGGACCAAAAATTGCTGCATGGGCGGAATCTGGTGGTGGTCGATGGCATCCTGGATGATGGCAACAGCCTCTCTCTTTTGTTGCAGCGCCTGCAATTCCTGGCGCCTGCCTCGGTGCGTCTGGGCGTCTTGCTGCACAGAACCGTCAGCCATGCCCTGCCCTTGCCCATCACCTGGGTGGGATTTGAGGTACCCCATTTGCGCGTGACCGGCTATGGCCTGGACGAGGGAGAACGGTTTCGTGGTCTGCCAGGCATTTTTACCTGGATTGAAACCCACTCCACCGAAAACGGATAAAATGATGGAATGAGAATGCGATCATGAAAACACGCGGATTGAGTATCAAGGGCAAACTTTTCCTGGCCTTTCTGGCGCCGATCATCATCCTCTCCGGGATCAACGTCTGGGGATTCGTGGCCACGCAAGCCATCTCGTCCCAGACCGATGTTCTCAAACAAGAGGGCATTGCCCTGGCCATGGTGGCGCGGGATTTGGAACGCGATGTCATCCAGGTCCAACAATACTTGTCGGACGTTTCGGCGACCCGTGGCCGGGATGGCTTGAACGACGGGTTTGACGAGGCCGAAAAGAGTGCCCGCTCCTTCAAGGCAGGATTGGATCGCTTCCGAAAACATGCCGAGCAAGCCGGGGACCAGGCCTCCCTGCGCAGCGTCGAAGAGATCGCCACACGCTTCGCCGCCTACTATACCCTGGGTCAAAAAATGGCCCATGACTACGTCGATGGCGGTCCCGATGCGGGAAATCGGCAAATGGCCTCTTTCGACAAAGAGGCAGAAGCCCTGGGAGAAGTTTTGCAACCTTTTGTCGCCCAACGCATGGTCTTTGGCAATCAGTTACTGGATCAGTCCGTTGGTGGCATCAAAAATTTACGGAATGGCATGACCGGTTTGTTGATCGTTGCCATGGCCATGGTTGTGATTTTGGGGTGGCTGGTCATGCGTACCCTGTCGGTCTCCCTGGACCAGGTCGAGGCGTCGGTCCATGCCTTGGCCCGTGGCGACTTGACGGCCAGGGTTCCTGACCTGGGGGACAACAACGAGATTGGCCGGGTAGGCAAGCGCATCAACGCCATGGCGGATGGCATGAAGCGTTTGATGTCCCTGATCACGCTGCATTCGGGCAGCATCACCGCCTGTGCCTCAGAACTGATCAAAATCAGGGAGTTTGTAAGCGCCGATGCCAGGGACTCCCAGGCGGTGGTGGAACGGGTGTCGGACAAGAACGGAGCGCTTGCCCACGAAATCACCCAGGTCAAGGAGGCGATCATCCGGGCCACGGAGGCGTTGCACAGCATCTCGTCGGCTGCCCAGCAGGTTTCCGACAATGTTTTCGTGATCGCCGCAGGTTCGGAGGAGGCCAGCAGCAACATCACCACCGTGGCGGCGGCAGCCGAAGAGATCACAGCCAACATCTCCGGGGTGAACAACAACCTGGCCCAGGTCAACCAGTCGGTGATGTTTGTGACACACTCCATCCAGGAGATCACCGGGGCATTCGAGGCCATCCGCCAGCGTTGCGTGGCCGCCAACAAGGAGTCCATGCAGACCAACCAGCATGCCCACGCCACCCGGAAAGTGATGCAAAAGTTGTCCGACTCGGCCCGTGAAATCGGTGACGTGGTCACGGTCATCAATCACATCGCCGGTCAGACCAACATGTTGGCCCTGAACGCATCCATCGAGGCAGCCGGAGCGGGAGAGGCAGGCAAGGGGTTTTCGGTGGTGGCCAACGAGGTCAAGGATCTGGCCCAGAAAACTGCCAATGCCACCCGGATGATCTCTGAAAAAACCTTGGAGATTCAGGCTATCACGACAGAGGTTTCCATCGCGAACGAAGAAATTGTCGCCAGTGTCGAACGGATCAACAGGGCCAATTCGGCCATCACCTCCTCGGTGGATGACCAGTCAAAAACCATCTGCGATATCGCCAGCTCCATGAACAGCGTGTCAGACGCATCCAGCGAAGTGACCCGCAACGCCCAGGAGTTGAATGTGGCCGCCCAGGATGTCGCCAGAGCCGCAGCGGAGGCAGCCACCGGTACCAGCGAAATCGCCCGCTCTGCCGCCGAGGTCGCCAACTCCTCCCAGCAGGTGGCCAATTCGAGCAAAGAAGCCCTGGATATGGCCAACGCCATCCTGACGGCGGCACAAACGACCGAAAACGAATCCTCGATCGTGCAGCAGGAGATGGTCAAGGCCAACCGGATCGCCGATCTGATGCGCGGATCGGCTGCGCATTTTGCTCGTATGGGAACCGTTCTCCAGGATATGAGCAACGCCCTCTATGCCGCCCAGATGGAGTTGGACATCGGAACGCCACTCTTCAACATTCGTGATATCAAGGAGTACTATCTCTCCTGGCAAAGCAACCTGGAACAGGTGCTCTCCGGGCGCATTCAGTTATCCAGGGCGCAACTCCCCTCCCCCCAGGAGTCCGCTTTGGGAACCTGGTTGCAAAATGAGGGGCGGGTCCACTTGACCTCGTCAGCTGCCTGCAAACATGTTGAAACACTCCAACCCAAACTGCACGAACTGATCGAAAAAATCGTCACTGCGGCTTCGCAAGAGGGAGGAGACGCCGCTCCGGCCAGTGAAAGGTATTTTGCCGAATTCTTGACCACCTGCAAACAGATGTTTCAATACCTGGACCAATTGTTCCTGCAAGATGCCACGCCGGATGGAGAGGAACGACTGTTTTTCCCCTGGGATGATCAACTGAACACCGGCCTGTCGGAGATCGACAATGACCACCGCAAACTGGTGAATATGGTCAATGACCTCCACGCAGCCATGCAACGCGGCGAAGGAAGCGTGGCCATCAGCGCCATTCTCAGAAGGTTGGCCGAATATACCCAATTTCATTTTGGCCGGGAGGAGCAGTATTTCACCCAGTACGGATACCCGGAAACCGAAGCCCACAAGGCCGCGCACAGGAAGCTTCTGGAATCGGTTACCGAACTGATCAAACGTTTTGAATCCGGCAAGTTCTCGGTGGCCATCGACCTGCTGGCTTTCGCCAAAAGCTGGCTGGTCGATCACATCATGAAGACCGACATGCGCTACGTCCCGTACCTCAAGGAGAAAGGTGTGACGTAGCAAACCAGTGGTACACCCGGCTTTTGGCGTCGAAAATGCGCTTCGTCGTCTACGTTTTTTCATCCATGGGGATGGCGACGCGCACCTGTAAAATGCGCCGCCGGGTGACGCGGACGATGGTCACTTCCAATCCATCGATGACAAACCGTTCGGTTGCCGTCGGAATCCTTTGGACATGCTCCAAAATCCACAGGCTGATGATATCGGAGGGTTTGCCGCTGAGCGTTTTGCCGAAATACTCGGCCAGGGAGCGAACCTCCACCGTACCCTCGACCAGCAACTCCCCTTCGCGCACCTCCTGGATGCTTTCGGGGGGTTTATCCAGTTCGTCATAAATCTCCCCGACCAACTCTTCCAGCATATCCTCCAGGGTGAAGAGCCCCTGGAGCTGGCCAAACTCGTCCACAACGATGACGGTCTGTTTCTTGGTGCCTCGGAGGGTGTTGAACAGGGCATCAACAGGCTGGTTGAGGGGAACAAAAAGCGGGTTTTGAGCAATTTCTTCAAGGGTCTTGTCCCAGTTACCCTGGGCCGCTTCGACAAGGATCTCCCGCAGATGGGCGACACGATGAATTTCATCCTTGAGACCGGTATGGAGCGGCACCCGGGAGTGAGGGTGCTCCAAAAACTCTGGCAGGGCCTCGCGAATGGTCAATGAACCATTCAAGGAGAAGATGCGGTGACGGGGAATCATGACATCTTCGGCGCGCAGATCATCAAAGGCGAAGATCCGTTGGATCATGATGTGTTCATCGCGTTCAATGCTGCCCTCGGCGGCACCATGTCGCGCCATGGAGATGAGTTCGGATTCGGTCACCGTGGGATCGATTTGCGCTGGACTCATTTTTTGCAGCCAGACAGTCAAATGCTCCATGAACCAGGTCATGGGCTTGGTCAGATGGATGAAAAACAACACAAAAGGCGCCACCCTGAGCGAGATGGTCACGGCGTAACGGGCGGCAAAGGTTTTAGGAACAATCTCACAAAGGAACAGGATGCCCAGGGTCAACACACCCACAACGAAGCTGGTCCCCAGATCACCAAAATGCTTGTGCGCCAGAACGGTGGTGATGGCCGATGCAGCGATATTGACGACGGTGTTGCCGATCAGAAGCGTGATCAGCAGGCGGTTGGTGTTGCTTTTGATGCGCGAAAGGGTGCGGGCGCCAGGACGGCCCTCCCGCAGCAAAACTTCGACACGGGCTGACGAGAGCGTGGTCAACGCCGTCTCGGACCCGGAGAAAAAAGCCGAGAAAAGCAGAAGGACGAGCAGTATCAAAATTTCACTGACCATGGGAGGCGAATATGACCCTGAATTTGACGGATTGAAGGAACATGTGTAACCATTCAGCACCCGGTAACGAACAGGGGCCCAGAGAACTGGCTCCCTGGCGGGTCAAGAGCGGAGCCCTTGTGGGGTTCGGGGCGAAGCTCTGACAAAGGCTTTCATATCCAGGCTTTTCTTGAAAGGGTGCTGAACGGTTACCATTTTTTGTGTTTCAGATGTGCGGATACGGTCGATCAGGGGAGGCCCGCACGGGCCGTTGCCACAGGCCCCTTTTCGCCATGACGCAACCGGTACCAAAGCATGCCGATATATTCATGCAAGGGAAGCCGCATGCCGGCAGTGACCTTGGGAAGCCAATCACCCAGGGAGAGCCCGGGACGATGCATATTATAGGGTGTCGGCGCCGGCGTCACCAGGAAACCGACCTTTTCAAAAGCCCACACAGATCTGGGCATGTGAAAAGCCTGGGTCACCAGAATGATGTGCGCAATCGAGCTTCTAGCCAAAATTTGGCGTGAAAACAAAGCATTCTCCCATGTGTTGTTGCTTTTATCTTCCACCCACTGCACAGGGGTGTGCAGATCGGCCTCAAAAACTTTTTTCATCAACTCCGCTTCGGACACGGCTTCATGGTCGGGGGAGCCCCCAGTGGCAAGGAGAGGAAGGCCGGTCCAGTCGCGCAGGCGGGCGGCATAGCGAACCCGGTCCATTCCGTCGCTTGTGAGCGTCGCATCGCCAAGAAACCGGGACGGGGATTCACGACCGCTGCCCAGGACGACAATGGCCTGGGCAGGAGAGGATTTCACCTGCTCCAAAGTGAGAGGGTGGTATCTCTCCAATCGAGTCGAGAGATAATACGCCGGCGCCTGAATGGTCGAGATGTAGAGCAAAAGGGCGCCAAAGACCAGAACAACGCGCGCAAGACGTGTATGGCGAGGAATCAACCACCAGACGAGGGCCAGTACGACCAGAACCAAACCAGGAGGCAAGACAAGAGAACTCAGAACAGGGAGCAACACAGCGCTCATGGCCCATCCGCCACATGGTCTGGGAGACAACGCCGCGCCCGCGGGTGGGCCGCATCGTAGATGGAAGCCAGATGGGTCAGATCCAGGTGGGTGTAGCGTTGCGTCGTCGAGAGCGAAGCATGTCCCAGCATCTCCTGGAGGGCACGCAAGTCCGCGCCGGCCTGAAGGAGATGTGTTGCAAAGGCGTGGCGCAACGAATGGGGTGTGGTCTGCTCGGGCAAAGACAACTGACGCCGCAACCTTTCGATCAGGCGTTGGGCCTCCCGCGGATGGATGCGTCCCCTCTGCCGGCCAACGAATATCGCCCCTTCAAGCGGCAACCCGGGAAAAAATTGTTGCCTGGCATGCATATATTTTTCGATGGCCCGCGCAGCCCATGAACCAACCCGGACGATGCGTTCCTTGTTGCCCTTGCCCAAGACCCGTACCTCCTCCTGGCGCAGATCCAGGCCGGCAAGATCCAGAGCGCACAGTTCGCCGATACGCAAACCGGAACTGTACAAAAGTTCCAGAATGGCGGCATCGCGCAGAGCGCGCACCATCGGCCAGCCGGTGCAGGTGTCCGGCGTCGGTGCGGGGGCATCCAAAAGGCGTCCGGTGTCGGCCTCGCTGGGGGCACGAGGCAACCTTTTGGGCAATTTCGGCGTGTGGACGAGACGCGCCGGGTTGGTGGTCACCCAGCCCTCCCGCTCCAAAAAATGGTACCAGGCCCGAATCGAAGCGATCCGGCGTTGCTGGGTGCTGCGCGCCAACCCCGTCCGATGCGCCATGCCCATGAAGGCACGCATATCCTCCTTGTCGATCACGGGAAGATCCGCATCGGTCAAAACCCTCTGGTGACGGTCACGCCAGAAGGCGGCAAAGTGGTTCAGATCACGCCGATAGGCGGCGATGGTATGCGGCGAGTGGCGCCGCAAAACCAGGTGACGCAGAAACAGGTCACCGTGCGGCACCAGGATGGCGGAAGCCCCCGGTTCGGTCCCCTCCGGGAGAGTGGCATGATCTCCAGGCGACTTCCCTGGATGCGACGGGGTGGGGGTATCAGCTTGGAACATGCGCAACCATCCCTTTGGACGACACGAGAAAACGCCACGATCCACCACAACTCCACATCGACCACAACATCATCGATCGGAAGAGCATGGACTCGCATTTATTGTGCCGACACCGATTTTGCATGGGAAAAGTTTGCATGGGGAAAGGTAGCCCATTCATGCGCCGGATGGTAGCATCCTCTTCAGGCAAAGCGCAATCACTTCCGACAAATCCTGGACCAGGTCCGTGGAGTAACTGGGAATGAAACGGCTGGGGATGGTGCCGCCCAGGTTGAGGCTGCCGAGAAGCTTGCGTGAGCCACCCGTGGTCAGGGAGAGGGGAACCAGGGCCTCCGAACGAATGGATGGGGTGTGGGTGCCAAAAAAAAGGTGACGGTTGCCACCCCCCTCCATCCCGATGCGAATGATCGTCGAACGTCCATCCCCCAGCATCTGGTTCAGCACGGCCTGACTGACAACAAAGACCCGGTCAGCAAGCTCGGGAGGACGGTTCTCCAGGGTAAGACCAAAACCCTCCGCACAATCGGACAAGGCCAGGGTCACACGTGAAATATCAAAGGCAAGTTCAAGAGCCGATGTGGCAGCTTTGACCAGCTGGAACAGGGTCCGGGCACCGATCAACCCAACCTGGATGGTGTGGAGCGTGCGATAAATCTCCTCGTTGCGGCGCACACGCTCCAGCATGCCGTCGAGCTGTTCACGGATCTGCTCGTTCTGGCGCTGCAAATGGTCCAGTTTGCCGCTCTCCAGAGAGAGGACACGCCCGGAAGCCGTGATGGCAGCCGGCAAAAGATCAGCGTGGGTGCGAAAAAAATCCGGATTTTCTCGCAACCATCGATCAACCTGGTATTCGGTGATGGTGGAGTGATCACTCATAATCGGACAGGATGGTCGACCGGTTTTGGAAAAGCAAGGATTGCAGCATGAATCGCGGCGAATTTGTTGACGTACCGTTCCTTCAGCTTTACCATGGCGGCGAGTGGTGGTGAAGTACGCTTCACCGGGTGGGGGCGTGGCGATCCATGGGATCCGAAGCAACAGGCGGTGGCATGAGGTGAGGGTGTGGGTTGCGACTTCAACGAAGAGAGCATCGAGAAGGTCTCCCGATGCATGAAAGCCCTGGCCCATCCCTTGCGGATCAAGGTGATTGTGGCCCTGAAGGACAAGGAGATGAGCGTCCAGGAACTGGTCGAGGCGGTCGGGACCACCCAATCCAACGTTTCTCAGCACCTGACCATCATGCGTGACAAAGAGATTCTTGCCTCTCGTCGCGTTGCCAATCAGGTCTTCTATCGGGTCGGTGATTGCAAAGTCCTGGATCTGGTCGCCTTGACCAAAAAAATTTTTTGCACTCAGACCCAGGATGCTGGCAACGTGGGAAGCACCCCCATGGACATTCCAGCAGAGTCGCCCCGGTTGGCTGATTTTGTACGGACTCTCCAGGAGGATGTCGCCTCGCCACACCGACGGGCTTGAACGCGCAGGGCAATGGAGTAACGGATGACCTGGTTGCAAACAAACTGGCCGCTCCTGCTGGTGCTGGCCCTTTTCTCCTACCTCTTTCTCTGGGACCGCCTGGAAGCCCGGTGGGTCGGCGTGGAACAGATCTCGGTCCACGATCTGGCCGCTAAACTTGCCGGCGACGCCCCTCCCCTGCTCGTGGATGTGCGATCGCCACGCGAGTTCAATGCTGGCCACGT from Magnetococcales bacterium includes the following:
- a CDS encoding YdcF family protein, whose amino-acid sequence is MSAVLLPVLSSLVLPPGLVLVVLALVWWLIPRHTRLARVVLVFGALLLYISTIQAPAYYLSTRLERYHPLTLEQVKSSPAQAIVVLGSGRESPSRFLGDATLTSDGMDRVRYAARLRDWTGLPLLATGGSPDHEAVSEAELMKKVFEADLHTPVQWVEDKSNNTWENALFSRQILARSSIAHIILVTQAFHMPRSVWAFEKVGFLVTPAPTPYNMHRPGLSLGDWLPKVTAGMRLPLHEYIGMLWYRLRHGEKGPVATARAGLP
- a CDS encoding tyrosine recombinase XerC, with translation MFQADTPTPSHPGKSPGDHATLPEGTEPGASAILVPHGDLFLRHLVLRRHSPHTIAAYRRDLNHFAAFWRDRHQRVLTDADLPVIDKEDMRAFMGMAHRTGLARSTQQRRIASIRAWYHFLEREGWVTTNPARLVHTPKLPKRLPRAPSEADTGRLLDAPAPTPDTCTGWPMVRALRDAAILELLYSSGLRIGELCALDLAGLDLRQEEVRVLGKGNKERIVRVGSWAARAIEKYMHARQQFFPGLPLEGAIFVGRQRGRIHPREAQRLIERLRRQLSLPEQTTPHSLRHAFATHLLQAGADLRALQEMLGHASLSTTQRYTHLDLTHLASIYDAAHPRARRCLPDHVADGP
- a CDS encoding DUF484 family protein, with protein sequence MSDHSTITEYQVDRWLRENPDFFRTHADLLPAAITASGRVLSLESGKLDHLQRQNEQIREQLDGMLERVRRNEEIYRTLHTIQVGLIGARTLFQLVKAATSALELAFDISRVTLALSDCAEGFGLTLENRPPELADRVFVVSQAVLNQMLGDGRSTIIRIGMEGGGNRHLFFGTHTPSIRSEALVPLSLTTGGSRKLLGSLNLGGTIPSRFIPSYSTDLVQDLSEVIALCLKRMLPSGA